One Candidatus Eisenbacteria bacterium DNA window includes the following coding sequences:
- a CDS encoding LysR family transcriptional regulator, producing VRVSKDLRPAIVGSPRYFESHPKPASPGDLLSHRCINFRHGSAGVYRWEFDKDNQSLTVAVNGPLIVDDVEIMIRAGIDGVGLAFTDEERVASHLASGALVRVLDDWCPPFPGFFLYYPSRRQQSAALSALIETLRLRRA from the coding sequence CGGTCCGCGTGTCCAAGGACCTCCGGCCGGCCATCGTGGGTTCGCCCCGCTATTTCGAGTCGCACCCCAAGCCGGCATCGCCCGGTGACTTGCTGAGCCACCGCTGCATCAACTTTCGACACGGCTCGGCCGGCGTATACCGCTGGGAGTTCGACAAGGACAACCAGTCCCTCACCGTCGCAGTGAACGGACCGCTGATCGTCGATGACGTGGAGATAATGATCCGCGCGGGAATCGATGGCGTGGGTCTCGCCTTTACGGACGAGGAACGCGTGGCGTCGCACCTCGCGAGCGGGGCACTAGTGCGCGTGCTCGACGATTGGTGCCCACCGTTCCCCGGCTTCTTCCTCTACTACCCTAGTCGACGGCAGCAGTCCGCTGCACTTTCGGCGCTCATCGAAACGCTTCGCCTGCGAAGAGCATGA